A genomic segment from Cutaneotrichosporon cavernicola HIS019 DNA, chromosome: 7b encodes:
- a CDS encoding uncharacterized protein (motif in proteasome subunits, Int-6, Nip-1 and TRIP-15), producing the protein MAEHSLEPFLILARGTKGAGAAKVILDATAAPGVYTFGELLDVPSIKDLQTDLTHAKSYRLLQLFAYGTLADYTASPDAFPSLSLAHVTKLKHLTLLSLALQTRALPYSELTQALGTASTPELEALIIDAIYAGLLTGKIHHYEQVLHVDSVTGRDLRPSDLGVVKGGLEMWCRNTQSLLAALDEQIAAARKRAEDDRERDKLFHNSLDMAYVDVRKDSARRFKAVGRPQDERADAIDVDDDYGTVTNMVTDEPPRLVRSVGQRSADGLDERAKKRAKD; encoded by the exons ATGGCCGAGCACTCACTCGAGCcattcctcatcctcgcgcgcggGACAAAaggcgccggcgcagcaaaggtcatcctcgacgccacAGCCGCG cctgGCGTGTACACCTtcggcgagctgctcgacgtcCCGAGCATCAAGGAT ctaCAAACGGACTTGACGCATGCCAAGAGCtaccgcctcctccagctcttCGCATACGGTACCCTCGCCGACTACACTGCCT cgccTGACGCCTTTCCATCCCTCTCACTCGCACACGTAACCAAGCTCAAgcacctcaccctcctctccctAGCTCTTCAGACTCGT GCGCTTCCCTACTCGGAGCTAACACAGGCCCTCGGCACAGCCTCTACTCCCGAGCTGGAAGCGTTGATCATCGACGCGATCTACGCCGGTCTCCTCACTGGCAAGATCCACCACTATGAGCAGGTCCTACACGTCGACAGCGTCACGGGGCGCGACCTGCGCCCTTCCGATCTTGGTGTTGTGAAGGGCGGGCTTGAGATGTGGTGCCGCAACACGCAGTCTCTCCTGGCTGCGCTAGACGAACAgatcgcggcggcgcgcaagcgcgccgaggacgacaggGAGCGTGACAAGCTGTTCCATAACTCCCTCGACATGGCGTATGTTGATGTGCGCAAGGACTCGGCGAGGCGTTTCAAGGCGGTGGGGCGTCCccaggacgagcgcgccgacgcaatcgacgtcgacgacgattACGGCACTGTCACGAACATGGTCACGGACGAGCCGCCTCGGCT TGTGCGCAGCGTTGGTCAGCGCAGCGCTGATGGCCTCGATGAGCGAGCGAAGAAGCGTGCAAAAGACTAG
- the RGA2 gene encoding uncharacterized protein (Protein kinase C conserved region 1 (C1) domains (Cysteine-rich domains)), with protein MPSMNDLEAKCGGCKKTIDQENGGVVVAFGASLWHVDCFKCAKCLEKVSADTNLLLLSDGSPVCGKCSYQCFVCKQAITEEAIMTGDESYHAHCFTCRTCKQRIEELVFAKTSQGIYCMNCHNERVARSRRHAEARRLRAARKEREKEESEARRRDASGIRSSSTSTSLNLLTTVASNVSVASSAVSPSSPRYPDVTSPTNLSSFAGRDAGPLSGTASPATGPMRNHSVPASPAGPREPRETAMARGGSQDSRTPRSGNVSPTPGSSSKTSPMALSQSQSQPAGNLLSQASPRSPTGPPSGPRSASGVGLGVSGLSVPTSRAEKRRSINPGLSFNMDQAASAFTPEPRVPSPLPKSSPKSETTSGTRAQTATAETTPKSSEPSQDGHKSPSAFKPSVLPPERKDSHMSTNGDAALPRIDAPGLLPTMSFSLSDPDFAVLLNEMETPEGSKALPKKARTPESGSAQVSDGDDAAGGAMSRNLNMDSLVTAANGEAITPSSSRTLLSPNDQPSPVDTLRRRGSKDSILSVRMERDSSFQALAALVAGLKPDDDNRVSIDYSLLIEAIREHSALKEAADTLKAKYTGAKRSSQQYSDGLAIAGEEYDKESQRRRELETEIVRLRSQLHGQSARLSLMSSDERRQERLNRHSQDLASNLTGLEHDISRLRAQRDISLAEIEELQSKRGEIDSEEATSKLGRSLSRRLEKIKEEYRDELAPLSAQREALQREIADLESTKEQYIEEASSLQAKNDEIIELNQQLMRQNEGLNDRRSPAAFPVITKARGHPSGSPSMSSLATALEGVPEESKETARVIKVSKPEPIEVTPARRFKWIGKAAKAVDTDKLTVGGSGGDRRKLRPSTEVGTREHHFAQHSTMRLGRCDLCQDKMWGLQEVKCSACGMVCHQKCAEKLPKSCPGKGAKVEDEGPLPPSMFGRELSDQSGADNAAVPVIVTKCIRAVEANGMEYEGIYRKTGGNAQCKQITQLFERGKYETFDLTNADDFNDISAITSVLKNYFRNLPDPVFTHKLHESFIAAANIRGVDNKKQALCALLQELPKAHYDTLKVLMLHLNRVTAKSDINLMTSQNLGVVFGPTLLRSSDPNREFGDMAGKALSVQWMVENAPSVFLEERE; from the exons ATGCCGTCGATGAACGATCTGGAAGCAAAGTGCGGCGGCTGCAAGAAGACCATTGACCAAGAAAatggcggcgtcgtcgtggcATTTGG CGCGTCACTCTGGCACGTCGACTGTTTCAAGTGCGCCAAATGTCTCGAGAAGGTCTCGGCCGACACaaacctcctccttctgTCCGATGGTAGCCCAGTGTGTGGCAAGTGCTCGTATCAG TGCTTTGTGTGCAAGCAGGCTATCACAGAAGAGGCCATCATGACCGGCGACGAGTCATACCATGCTCACTGTTTTACGTGTCGCACCTGCAAGCAAAGAATAGAGGAGCTGGTGTTTGCCAAGACGTCGCAGGGCATCTACTGCATG AACTGTCACAACGAACGTGTAGCCCGGAGTCGTCGCCACGCCGAGGCCAGGCGACTACGCGCTGCGCGTAAGGAGCGTGAAAAGGAAGAATCAgaagcgcgccgccgcgatgCCAGCGGTAtccgctcgagctcgacctcgacgtcacTCAATCTCCTCACGACGGTCGCATCAAACGTCAGCGTGGCGAGCAGCGCGgtctcgccttcctcgccgcgatACCCGGACGTTACATCTCCAAccaacctctcctccttcgccGGGCGAGATGCGGGTCCTCTTTCCGGCACAGCTTCGCCTGCCACTGGCCCCATGCGCAACCACAGCGTCCCGGCATCGCCAGCGGGTCCACGTGAACCGCGTGAAACCGCCATGGCACGGGGCGGTTCCCAGGACAGCAGAACTCCTCGTTCGGGCAACGTCAGTCCGACTCcaggctcgtcgtccaagACTTCGCCAATGGCCCTATCGCAGTCGCAGTCGCAGCCGGCAGGCAACCTCTTGTCACAagcgtcgccgcgcagcccCACTGGCCCACCCTCTGGCCCGCGTTCAGCGAGTGGTGTGGGACTCGGTGTCAGCGGTCTCAGTGTGCCCACCTCGAGGGCCGAGAAGCGCAGGTCGATCAACCCCGGATTGTCGTTCAACATGGACCAGGCAGCGTCCGCTTTCACACCGGAGCCAAGGGTACCGTCTCCCCTAC CCAAGTCGTCGCCCAAGTCTGAGACTACCTCCGGCACGAGGGCGCAGACCGCGACGGCCGAGACCACTCCCAAGTCGTCTGAACCGTCACAAGACGGGCACAagtcgccgtcggcgttcAAGCCGAGCGTCCTACCTCCCGAGCGCAAGGATTCACATATGAGCACCAACGGCGACGCTGCCCTTCCACGTATTGACGCGCCCGGTCTCCTGCCCACGATGTCATTTTCGCTCTCTGATCCCGACTTTGcggtcctcctcaacgagATGGAGACGCCGGAGGGATCCAAGGCCTTGCCGAAGAAGGCTCGCACGCCCGAGTCTGGCTCGGCGCAAGTGTCGGATGGCGATGATGCTGCTGGCGGTGCAATGTCGCGAAACTTAAACATGGACTCGCTCGTGACCGCCGCGAACGGCGAGGCCATCACCCCATCAAGCTCACGGACACTGCTCTCGCCCAATGACCAGCCGTCGCCGGTCGACACGCTGCGGCGCCGGGGTTCCAAGGATTCCATCCTGTCTGTGCGGATGGAGCGCGACTCGTCGTTCCAGGCGCTTGCCGCACTGGTCGCTGGTCTCAAGCCTGACGACGATAACAGGGTGTCCATCGACTACTCTCTGCTTATTGAGGCAATCCGCGAGCACAgtgcgctcaaggaggcaGCTGACAcgctcaaggccaagtaCACGGGTGCCAAG CGTTCCAGCCAGCAGTACAGCGACGGTCTCGCTATCGCCGGTGAGGAGTACGACAAGGAGAgccagcgtcgccgcgagctcgagacggAGATTGTCCGCCTGCGGTCACAGCTTCATGGCCAGAGTGCGCGTTTGTCCTTAATGTCcagcgacgagcgccgccaGGAGAGGCTGAACCGCCATTCGCAAGACCTTGCGAGCAACCTCACAGGTCTTGAGCACGACATTTCCAGATTGCGCGCTCAACGCGACatctcgctcgccgagatTGAGGAACTCCAGTCCAAGCGAGGCGAGATCGACTCTGAGGAGGCAACGTCCAAGCTGGGACGGTCGCTctctcgccgcctcgagaagatcaaggaggagtACAgagacgagctcgcgcctCTGTCtgcgcagcgcgaggcgctccaGCGCGAGATTGCCGATCTCGAGTCCACCAAGGAGCAGTACATTGAGGaggcgtcgtcgctgcaGGCCAAGAATGATGAGATCATCGAGCTAAACCAGCAACTCATGCGTCAGAACGAGGGGCTCAACGACCGGAGATCGCCCGCGGCCTTCCCTGTCATCACCAAGGCCCGTGGCCACCCGTCCGGCTCCCCATCAATGTCGTCCCTTGCCACCGCGCTTGAGGGTGTCCCAGAAGAGTCAAAGGAGACTGCGCGTGTCATCAAGGTGTCCAAGCCCGAACCGATCGAGGTCACGCCAGCGCGCCGCTTCAAGTGGATCGGcaaggcggccaaggcggtcGACACGGACAAGCTCACTGTTGGAGGCAGTGGCGGCGACAGGCGCAAGCTGCGCCCTTCCACCGAGGTCGGCACGCGCGAGCACCACTTTGCACAACACAGCACCATGCGTCTGGGCCGTTGCGACTTATGTCAGGACAAGATGTGGGGCCTACAGGAGGTCAAGTGCTCCGCATGCGGTATGGTGTGCCATCAGAAGTGTGCCGAGAAGCTTCCCAAGTCGTGTCCAGGCAAgggcgccaaggtcgaggacgagggcccGCTGC CACCGAGCATGTTCGGCCGCGAACTGAGCGACCAGTCTGGCGCAGATAACGCCGCTGTTCCTGTGATTGTGACCAAGTGTATCCGggcggtcgaggccaacGGCATGGAGTATGAGGGTATCTACCGCAAGACGGGTGGCAACGCGCAGTGCAAGCAGATTACGCAATTGTTCGAACGCGGCAAATATGAGACGTTCGACCTCACGAACGCCGACGACTTTAACGACATTAGTGCCATCACGTCGGTGCTCAAAAACTACTTCCGCAACCTGCCCGATCCAGTGTTCACGCACAAGTTACACGAGAGCTTCATCGCGGCGGCCAACATCCGTGGGGTCGACAACAAGAAGCAGGCGCTATGCGCGCTCCTGCAGGAACTGCCCAAGGCGCACTACGATACGCTCAAGGTGCTCATGCTTCACCTGAACCGCGTGACGGCCAAGAGCGACATCAACCTGATGACGAGTCAGAACCTTGGCGTGGTGTTTGGGC CCACGCTGCTCCGGTCATCCGACCCGAACCGCGAGTTTGGCGACATGGCGGGCAAGGCGCTCAGCGTGCAGTGGATGGTCGAGAATGCGCCGTCCGtgttcctcgaggagcgcgagtgA
- the LYS21 gene encoding uncharacterized protein (Belongs to the alpha-IPM synthase homocitrate synthase family), producing the protein MCPAPDPVSNGNGTPEEMIPVDLGSAVNDNKKMDLKHGTKKGFYARPSDFLSNTSNWKIIESTLREGEQFANAWFDLETKIKIARALDDFGVDYIELTSPAASPESRAHCEAICKLGLKRSKILTHIRCHMDDARIAVETGVDGVDVVIGTSSFLREHSHGKDMTWITKTAVEVIEFVKSKGIEIRFSSEDSFRSDLVDLLSIYQTVDKVGVNRVGVADTVGCADPRQVYELVRTLRGVVHCDIECHFHNDTGCAIANAYAALEAGATHIDTSVLGIGERNGITPLGGLIARMMVADPDYVKSKYNLTMLREVENLVAEAVEVQVPFNNYITGFCAFTHKAGIHAKAILANPATYEILNPADFGMSRYVSIGHRLTGWNAVKSRAEQLNLDMTDDQIKDATAKIKELADVRTQSMEDVDIILRVYHSAILEGKLKIGQPEVLDRLLEEHHESRGTSPTRVPDAKRQRTD; encoded by the exons ATGTGCCCTGCACCAGACCCGGTTTCGAACGGTAACGGCACCCCCGAGGAAATGATTCCCGTGGACCTTGGTTCCGCGGTCAACGACAACAAGAAGATGGATCTCAAGCATGGTACCAAGAAGGGCTTCTACGCTCGTCCCTCTGACTTCCTGAGCAACACAAGCAACTGGAAG ATCATCGAGAGCACGCTGCGAGAGGGCGAGCAATTTGCGAACGCATGGTTCG ACCTCGAGACCAAGATCAAGATCGCCAGGGCCCTCGATGACTTCGGTGTCGACTACATCGAGCTTACGTCGCCCGCTGCGTCGCCCGAGTCGCGCGCCCACTGCGAGGCGATCTGCAAGCTCGGCCTGAAGCGCTCGAAGATTCTCACCCACATCCGTTGCCACATGGACGACGCGCGTATCGCCGTCGAGACTGGTGTTGAcggtgtcgacgtcgtcattgGAACCTCGTCGTTCCTCCGTGAGCACTCTCACGGCAAGGACATGACCTGGATCACCAAGACCGCTGTTGAGGTCATCGAGTTTGTCAAGAGCAAGGGTATCGAGATCCGTTTCTCGTCCGAGGACTCGTTCCGCTCCGACTTGGTCGACTTGCTCTCCATCTACCAGAccgtcgacaaggtcggcgTCAACCGCGTCGGTGTCGCGGACACTGTTGGTTGCGCCGACCCCCGCCAGGTGTACGAGCTCGTGCGTACCCTCCGCGGCGTCGTGCACTGCGACATCGAGTGCCACTTCCACAACGACACTGGATGCGCTATTGCCAACGCCTACGctgccctcgaggccggcgccACTCACATTGACACTTCGGTGCTTGGCATCGGTGAGCGTAACGGTATCACTCCCCTCGGCGGCCTTATTGCCCGCATGATGGTCGCCGACCCCGACTACGTCAAGTCCAAGTACAACCTGACCATGCTTCGTGAGGTCGagaacctcgtcgccgaggccgtcgaggttCAGGTCCCCTTCAACAACTACATCACCGGCTTCTGCGCCTTCACCCACAAGGCCGGTATCCACGCCAaggccatcctcgccaacccgGCCACATACGAGATTCTCAACCCCGCCGACTTTGGCATGAGCCGCTACGTGTCCATCGGACACCGGCTGACGGGATGGAACGCCGTCAAGAGCCGCGCTGAGCAGCTCAACCTGGACATGACGGACGACCagatcaaggacgccaccgccaagatcaaggagctcgccgacgtccgCACCCAGTCCATGGAGGACGTAGACATTATCCTCCGTGTCTACCACAGCGCTatcctcgagggcaagctcAAGATCGGGCAAcccgaggtcctcgacagactgctcgaggagcaccACGAGAGCCGTGGCACCAGTCCCACTCGCGTCcccgacgccaagcgccaGCGCACCGACTAG
- the COQ7 gene encoding uncharacterized protein (Catalyzes the hydroxylation of 2-polyprenyl-3-methyl-6- methoxy-1,4-benzoquinol (DMQH2) during ubiquinone biosynthesis. Has also a structural role in the COQ enzyme complex, stabilizing other COQ polypeptides), giving the protein MLRPTPLLVLRPLGARTLTLASHAYLPPGPKPGSFSGPAPTAGAGPNATAPPNAPAGIPHASVASSPQPSTPTSTSPPTSNAPETSGRDRATAESPDLSATERRLVEGIVRVDHAGELGANWIYRGQKWACQIRGDHGTAGQVEQMWDNERHHLNVLTRVADQHRVRPTALYPVWQGLAWGLGAAMALMGKEAAMACTEAVETVIGEHYDDQLRALRPLIAKPDAHPSLPLLAKVLEEFRDDELEHLDTAVEEGALKAPGHSLLSAVVAAACRVGITVAEKV; this is encoded by the exons ATGCTACGACCAACACCCCTACTCGTACTCCGCCCGCTCGGTGCACGCACCCTAACCCTCGCCTCGCACGCCTACCTCCCTCCCGGCCCCAAACCAGGCAGCTTCTCGGGCCCAGCCCCAACAGCGGGCGCGGGCCCGAACGCGACTGCGCCACCCAACGCCCCGGCCGGTATCCCGCATGCGTCCGTTGCTTCTTCTCCCCAACCTTCCACTCCTACTTCGACCTCTCCTCCTACTTCCAACGCACCCGAGACCTCTGGCCGTGACCGCGCAACGGCCGAATCTCCCGACTTGTCTGCTACCGAGCGccggctcgtcgagggAATTGTGCGAGTTGACCACGCCGGCGAACTTGGCGCCAATTGGATCTATCGTGGACAGAAGTGGGCGTGTCAAATCCGTGGGGACCATGGCACGGCGGGACAGGTTGAG CAAATGTGGGACAATGAGCGACACCACCTCAACGTTCTGACGCGCGTGGCGGACCAGCACCGCGTTCGTCCGACCGCTCTCTACCCCGTTTGGCAGGGACTTGCGTGGGGTCTTGGGGCGGCTATGGCTCTCATGGGCAAGGAGGCTGCTATGGCGTGTACCGAGGCGGTGGAGACGGTTATTGGGGAGCATTATGATGA CCAACTGCGCGCACTGCGCCCGCTCAtcgccaagcccgacgcccacccctccctcccccttcttgccaaggtgctcgaggagttccgggacgacgagcttgagcatCTCGACAcggcggtggaggagggcgcaCTCAAGGCCCCGGGTCACAGCCTGTTGAGTGCGGTGGTCGCGGCGGCTTGTCGGGTCGGTATCACGGTGGCTGAGAAGGTGTAG
- a CDS encoding uncharacterized protein (bromo domain): MAAVDQLTVQEKLLLAQAVYKVGAADWPTVSKLLIEHPCHTDRPPELFSPAACEASYVALMAGIEAQVPALDAARPQAKVHLQLARTFYFARMQELKDQISTYEQRFTELMHEVNAIKAGKMDDKINGEIRAALVKRYGRKMVDSWAPLPEEVVAAVEAGPGGVKEPEPASEPANQPAPEEKSAEETPAEGKPAEAEADPAVENAGPPAEVEPEKVDEAPVPPEEPVVEEPSAEKPVAEEPAAEEPAVEPPASEEPAKTDGAEDEPEKPDEPVAEQLAEDEQSSDEAPAVEGKMDVDEEPAEAEEKETTEPENEASAELEADKLDASSQKKDVSPQKAGRAKKGKKGKAAAEKSDAEEKDAEAMDVDVVPEDQPNPAEASGEDSPMPAENSVEESPAETAQSEVPTEDAAEERASEEPEAEAEADVEAQPEAEPEAEPEPEPEPEPKKPKSKGKKGKKVKVEEKEPTAEPEEKESPKVEVEESKPEVEESNPQTPKAGSPVSETSELSPASDLSPLPAEAAPAATAASSDAPAEGPPSSPTPATRGRKRKATTQRGPPAKRSGRGRKAVTPVESDGEEEEKEEEKEEEEEPRERRSTRRKAPHSSPPKRGASASSATPSERPRRGRRAKRGASEVSVKEESEEEDKEEEKDEEEEEPEEEPEAKPTRTSARRKAEPRKRRTPRPPARDSAGAEESESASPSVPPGAATRGQKQAQKLILSLLDTIQEHKYGPVFQNPVKKSVAPDYYDVVKRPMDLKKIRTRIKDGSIGTIDEFERDIRLMFANAAVYNPKGSQVAEFAREMLAAAEGHIAHWKSMEHHLNR; encoded by the exons ATGGCAGCCGTCGACCAACTCACGGTGCAGGAGaagctcctcctcgctcagGCGGTGTACAAAGTCGGCGCGGCTGACTGGCCTACCGTCTCCAAGCTCCTGATCGAACATCCATGCCATACCGATCGCCCGCCCGAGCTCTTCAGCCCCGCAGCGTGTGAGGCAAGCTACGTCGCGCTCATGGCGGGTATCGAGGCCCAGGTACCGGCATTGGATGCTGCGCGACCACAAG CCAAGGTACacctccagctcgcgcgcacgTTCTACTTTGCGCGCATgcaggagctcaaggaccagATTTCTACTTACGAGCAACGTTTCAC TGAATTGATGCACGAGGTGAACGCGATCAAGGCCGGCAAGATGGATGACAAGATCAATGGCGAgatccgcgccgcgctcgtcaaGCGGTACGGGCGCAAGATGGTCGACAGCTGGGCGCCGTTACCTGAGGAGGTTGttgccgccgtcgaggctgGGCCTGGAGGCGTCAAGGAGCCGGAACCCGCTTCCGAACCCGCAAATCAGCCCGCGCCAGAGGAGAAGTCAGCCGAGGAGACTCCTGCCGAGGGCAAGCCAGCGGAGGCGGAAGCAGACCCTGCTGTTGAGAACGCTGGGCCACctgccgaggttgagccGGAAAAGGTCGACGAAGCCCCTGTCCCACCAGAAGAGCctgttgtcgaggagccATCCGCCGAGAAacccgtcgccgaggaacCCGCCGCTGAGGAACCCGCAGTTGAGCCACCCGCCAGCGAGGAGCCTGCCAAGACAGACGGAGCTGAGGATGAGCCGGAGAAGCCCGACGAGCCCGTGGCCGAGCAACTGGCTGAAGATGAGCAATCGTCAGACGAGGCGCccgccgtcgagggcaagatggatgtcgacgaggagccggcagaggccgaggagaaggaaaCCACCGAGCCAGAAAACGAGGCAtccgccgagctcgaggccgacaagcTCGATGCGTCGTCCCAGAAGAAGGACGTATCCCCGCAGAAAGCCGGCAGAgcgaagaagggcaagaagggcaaggccgcggccgagaagtcggacgccgaggagaaggacgccgaggcgatggacgtcgacgtggTCCCAGAGGACCAGCCCAATCCCGCGGAGGCATCGGGCGAGGACTCTCCAATGCCTGCCGAGAATTCAGTCGAAGAGTCGCCCGCCGAGACGGCACAGTCCGAGGTCCCCACCGAggatgccgccgaggagagggCGTCTGAGGAACCAGAAGCCGAAGCCGAAGCCGACGTTGAAGCCCAGCCCGAGGCTGAGCCCGAAGCTGAGCCTGAACCCGAGCCTGAACCCGAGCCCAAGAAGCCCAAgtccaagggcaagaaggggaagaaggtCAAGGTTGAAGAGAAGGAGCCGACAGCTGAGCcagaggagaaggagtcacccaaggtcgaggtcgaggagtccaagcccgaggtcgaggaatCCAACCCTCAGACCCCGAAGGCGGGATCGCCGGTGAGCGAAACGTCCGAGCTATCGCCCGCCTCCGACCTCTCGCCCCTGCccgccgaggctgcgcCGGCTGCAACCGCTGCATCTTCCGACGCACCCGCAGAGGGcccgccgtcctcgccgacaccAGCGACGCGTGGCCGCAAGCGCAAAGCAACGACTCAGCGTGGGCCTCCTGCGAAACGTAGCGGGCGTGGGCGCAAGGCCGTGACGCCAGTCGAGTCtgacggtgaggaggaagagaaggaggaggagaaggaagaagaagaggagccGCGAGAGAGACGGTCGACGCGGCGCAAGGCGCCGCACAGCTCGCCTCCGAAGCGcggagcgagcgcgagtaGCGCGACGCCCTCTGAGCGTCCgcgtcgcggtcggcgagctAAGCGCGGTGCGTCCGAAGTGAGCgtgaaggaggagagtgaggaagaggacaaggaggaggagaaggatgaggaggaggaggagccggaggaggagccggAGGCCAAGCCGACGCGCACGTCGGCTCGTCGCAAGGCCGAGCCCCGCAAGCGGCGCA CCCCCCGGCCGCCCGCACGCGACTCAGCCGGCGCtgaggagagtgagagtgcGAGTCCGAGCGTGCCGCctggcgcggcgacgcggggCCAGAAACAGGCGCAGAAGCTCATCCTGAGCCTGCTCGACACGATCCAGGAGCACAAGTACGGGCCTGTGTTCCAGAACCCAGTGAAGAAG TCCGTCGCGCCCGATTATTACGACGTGGTCAAGCGTCCAATGGACCTGAAGAAGATCCGCACGCGCATTAAAGATGGGAGCATCGGCACGATTGACGAGTTTGAACGCGACATCCGACTCATGTTCGCGAATGCGGCCGTGTACAACCCTAAGGGGAGCCAGGTCGCCGAGTTTGCGCGCGAGATGCTggctgcggccgagggGCACATTGCGCACTGGAAGAGCATGGAGCACCACTTAAACCGGTAG